One stretch of Caloenas nicobarica isolate bCalNic1 chromosome 2, bCalNic1.hap1, whole genome shotgun sequence DNA includes these proteins:
- the PALS2 gene encoding protein PALS2: MQQVLDNLTDLPTSTGAEEIDLIFLKGIMENPIVRSLAKAHERLEDSKLEAVSDNNLELVNEIIEDISPLVNKDENIAELVGILKEPHFQSLLEAHDIVASKCYDSPPSSPEVNNSSVNNQIVPVDAIRILGIHKRAGEPLGVTFRVENNDLVIARILHGGMIDRQGLLHVGDIIKEVNGHEVGNNPKELQELLKNISGSVTLKILPSYRDTVIPQQVFVKCHFDYNPYNDNLIPCKEAGLKFSKGEILQIVNREDPNWWQASHVKEGGSAGLIPSQFLEEKRKAFVRRDWDNSGPFCGTISSKKKKKMMYLTTRNAEFDRHEIQIYEEVAKMPPFQRKTLVLIGAQGVGRRSLKNRFIVLNPTRFGTTVPFTSRKPRDDEKDGQAYRFVSRAEMEMDIKAGRYLEHGEYEGNLYGTKIDSILEVVQTGRTCILDVNPQALKILRTSEFMPYVVFIAAPELETLRAMHKAVVDAGITTKLLTDTDLKKTVDESARIQRAYNHYFDLTIVNDNLDKAFEKLQTAIERLRLEPQWVPISWVY, translated from the exons ATGCAGCAGGTCCTGGATAACCTTACTGATCTGCCAACATCGACAGGAGCTGAAGAAATAGACctgatttttcttaaaggaaTTATGGAAAATCCTATTGTAAGATCACTTGCTAAG GCTCATGAGCGACTAGAAGATTCTAAACTTGAGGCTGTCAGTGACAACAACCTGGAGTTGGTGAATGAAATTATTGAAGACATCAGTCCCTTagtaaataaagatgaaaatattgcagaattGGTTGGAATACTCAAGGAGCCTCATTTTCAG TCCCTCTTAGAAGCACATGATATTGTTGCTTCAAAATGTTACGATTCCCCTCCTTCTAGCCCAGAAGTCAATAATTCTTCAGTGAACAACCAGATTGTTCCAGTAGATGCTATTCGTATACTTGGAATTCACAAAAGAGCAGGAGAACCACTG GGTGTTACATTTAGAGTTGAGAACAATGATCTGGTAATAGCACGAATTCTACATGGCGGAATGATAGATCGACAAGGTCTTCTGCATGTAGGTGACATTATTAAAGAGGTGAATGGCCATGAGGTTGGAAACAATCCAAAAgaactgcaggagctgctgaaaaATATTAGTGGCAGTGTCACTCTGAAGATTCTCCCCAGCTACAGAGACACTGTTATTCCTCAACAG gtttttgtgAAGTGTCATTTTGATTATAATCCATATAATGACAACCTCATCCCATGCAAAGAAGCAGGTTTGAAATTTTCTAAAGGAGAAATTCTTCAGATTGTAAACCGGGAAGATCCAAATTGGTGGCAG gCCAGTCATGTCAAAGAAGGGGGAAGTGCAGGCCTTATTCCTAGTCAGTTcctggaagagaagagaaaggccTTTGTTAGGAGGGACTGGGACAACTCAG gtCCCTTCTGTGGAACaataagcagcaaaaaaaagaaaaagatgatgtATCTCACTACAAGAAATGCAG AATTTGATCGTCATGAAATCCAGATCTATGAAGAAGTAGCCAAAATGCCTccttttcagaggaaaacactgGTCTTAATTGGGGCCCAAGGAGTGGGGCGAAGAAGTTTGAAGAACAGGTTTATAGTACTGAATCCTACTAGATTTGGAACTACAGTGCCAT ttaCTTCACGAAAACCAAGGGATGATGAAAAGGATGGGCAAGCATACAGATTTGTGTCACGAGCTGAAATGGAGATGGATATTAAAGCTGGCAGATACTTAGAGCATGGAGAATACGAAGGAAATCTTTATGGCACCAAAATTGATTCCATCCTAGAAGTTGTTCAGACAGGAAGGACCTGCATCTTGGACGTGAATCCACAG GCCCTGAAAATATTGAGGACTTCAGAATTCATGCCCTATGTAGTGTTTATTGCTGCTCCAGAGTTGGAGACTTTGCGTGCCATGCACAAGGCTGTGGTAGATGCTGGAATTACAACCAAACTTCTCACT GACActgatctgaaaaaaacagtggaTGAAAGTGCTCGGATCCAGAGAGCGTACAACCACTATTTTGATCTGACCATTGTAAACGACAACCTAGACAAGGCCTTCGAGAAGCTACAGACTGCGATTGAGAGGCTGAGGCTGGAACCACAGTGGGTCCCAATTAGCTGGGTGTACTGA